The Manis javanica isolate MJ-LG chromosome 2, MJ_LKY, whole genome shotgun sequence genome contains a region encoding:
- the SLC2A8 gene encoding solute carrier family 2, facilitated glucose transporter member 8 isoform X1 — protein MTPDDEETQPLLGPPGGSAPSGRRVFLAAFAAALGPLSFGFALGYSSPAIPSLRRDAPLAPRLDEDAASWFGAIVTLGAASGGVLGGWLVDRAGRKLSLLLCTVPFVVGFAVITAARDLWMLLGGRLLTGLACGIASLVAPVYISEIAYPTVRGLLGSCVQLMVVIGILLAYLAGRVLEWRWLAVLGCVPPSFMLLLMCFMPETPRFLLTQHRRQEAMAAVQFLWGSEQGWEEPPAGAGHQGFHLALLRNPGIYKPFIIGISLMVFQQLSGINAVMFYAETIFEEAKFKDSSLASVIVGIIQVLFTAMAALIMDRAGRRLLLVLSGVVMVFSTSAFGAYFKLTQGGPSNSSHMELLAPISVEPASASLGLAWLAVGSVCLFTAGFAVGWGPIPWLLMSEIFPLHVKGIATGVCVLTNWLMAFLVTKEFSSLMGAGSQDPGRQRLSASSSRIPPSSPAPQPLSPLGQLPLLLVASGRGDISEGPHCPAP, from the exons ATGACGCCTGACGACGAGGAGACCCAGCCACTTCTGGGGCCGCCCGGCGGCAG CGCTCCCAGCGGCCGCCGCGTCTTCCTGGCAGCGTTCGCCGCTGCCCTGGGCCCGCTCAGCTTCGGCTTCGCGCTCGGCTACAGCTCCCCAGCCATCCCGAGCCTACGACGCGACGCGCCCTTGGCCCCGCGCCTCGACGAGGACGCCGCCTCCTGGTTCGGG GCTATCGTGACCCTGGGCGCCGCGTCGGGGGGCGTACTGGGCGGCTGGCTAGTGGACCGCGCCGGGCGCAAGCTGAGCCTCCTGCTCTGCACCGTGCCCTTCGTGGTCGGCTTTGCGGTCATCACCGCGGCCCGGGACCTGTGGATGCTTCTCGGGGGCCGCCTCCTCACCGGCCTGGCCTGCGGGATTGCCTCGCTTGTGGCCCCG GTCTATATCTCTGAAATTGCGTACCCCACAGTGCGGGGCCTGCTCGGCTCCTGTGTGCAGCTGATGGTCGTCATAGGCATCCTCCTAGCCTACCTGGCAG GCCGGGTGCTGGAGTGGCGCTGGCTGGCTGTGCTGGGCTGTGTGCCCCCATCCTTCATGCTGCTGCTGATGTGCTTCATGCCCGAGACGCCGCGCTTCTTGCTGACTCAGCACAGACGCCAGGAGGCCATGGCCGCTGTGCAGTTCCTGTGGGGCTCTGAGCAGGGCTGGGAAGAGCCACCTGCTGGGGCTGGGCACCAG GGCTTCCATCTGGCCCTGTTGAGGAATCCTGGTATTTACAAGCCCTTCATCATTGGCATTTCATTGATGGTCTTCCAGCAGCTGTCAGGAATCAACGCTGTCATGTTCTATGCAGAGACCATCTTTGAGGAAGCTAAGTTCAAG GACAGCAGCCTGGCCTCGGTCATCGTGGGCATCATCCAGGTGCTGTTCACGGCCATGGCGGCCCTCATCATGGACAGAGCTGGGCGGAGGCTGCTCCTGGTCTTGTCAG GTGTGGTCATGGTGTTCAGCACCAGCGCCTTTGGTGCCTACTTTAAGCTGACCCAGGGCGGCCCCAGCAACTCCTCGCACATGGAGCTCTTGGCGCCCATCTCAGTGGAACCTGCCAGTGCCAGTTTGGGGCTGGCCTGGTTGGCAGTGGGCAGCGTGTGCCTCTTCACTGCTG GCTTTGCTGTGGGCTGGGGGCCCATCCCCTGGCTCCTCATGTCTGAGATCTTCCCTCTGCACGTCAAGGGCATTGCCACTGGTGTCTGTGTCCTCACCAACTGGCTCATGGCCTTTCTGGTGACAAAAGAGTTCAGCAGCCTCATG ggaGCTGGGAGCCAAGACCCAGGACGACAGCGCCTTTCAGCCTCATCCTCCAGgattcctccttcctccccagctcCGCAGCCCCTCAGTCCCCTGGGCCAGCTCCCCCTGCTGCTCGTTGCCTCTGGAAGAGGCGACATCTCTGAGGGGCCTCACTGCCCTGCTCCATGA
- the SLC2A8 gene encoding solute carrier family 2, facilitated glucose transporter member 8 isoform X2 → MTPDDEETQPLLGPPGGSAPSGRRVFLAAFAAALGPLSFGFALGYSSPAIPSLRRDAPLAPRLDEDAASWFGAIVTLGAASGGVLGGWLVDRAGRKLSLLLCTVPFVVGFAVITAARDLWMLLGGRLLTGLACGIASLVAPVYISEIAYPTVRGLLGSCVQLMVVIGILLAYLAGRVLEWRWLAVLGCVPPSFMLLLMCFMPETPRFLLTQHRRQEAMAAVQFLWGSEQGWEEPPAGAGHQGFHLALLRNPGIYKPFIIGISLMVFQQLSGINAVMFYAETIFEEAKFKDSSLASVIVGIIQVLFTAMAALIMDRAGRRLLLVLSGVVMVFSTSAFGAYFKLTQGGPSNSSHMELLAPISVEPASASLGLAWLAVGSVCLFTAGFAVGWGPIPWLLMSEIFPLHVKGIATGVCVLTNWLMAFLVTKEFSSLMDVLRPYGAFWLASAFCIFSVLFTLSCVPETKGKTLEQITAHFEGR, encoded by the exons ATGACGCCTGACGACGAGGAGACCCAGCCACTTCTGGGGCCGCCCGGCGGCAG CGCTCCCAGCGGCCGCCGCGTCTTCCTGGCAGCGTTCGCCGCTGCCCTGGGCCCGCTCAGCTTCGGCTTCGCGCTCGGCTACAGCTCCCCAGCCATCCCGAGCCTACGACGCGACGCGCCCTTGGCCCCGCGCCTCGACGAGGACGCCGCCTCCTGGTTCGGG GCTATCGTGACCCTGGGCGCCGCGTCGGGGGGCGTACTGGGCGGCTGGCTAGTGGACCGCGCCGGGCGCAAGCTGAGCCTCCTGCTCTGCACCGTGCCCTTCGTGGTCGGCTTTGCGGTCATCACCGCGGCCCGGGACCTGTGGATGCTTCTCGGGGGCCGCCTCCTCACCGGCCTGGCCTGCGGGATTGCCTCGCTTGTGGCCCCG GTCTATATCTCTGAAATTGCGTACCCCACAGTGCGGGGCCTGCTCGGCTCCTGTGTGCAGCTGATGGTCGTCATAGGCATCCTCCTAGCCTACCTGGCAG GCCGGGTGCTGGAGTGGCGCTGGCTGGCTGTGCTGGGCTGTGTGCCCCCATCCTTCATGCTGCTGCTGATGTGCTTCATGCCCGAGACGCCGCGCTTCTTGCTGACTCAGCACAGACGCCAGGAGGCCATGGCCGCTGTGCAGTTCCTGTGGGGCTCTGAGCAGGGCTGGGAAGAGCCACCTGCTGGGGCTGGGCACCAG GGCTTCCATCTGGCCCTGTTGAGGAATCCTGGTATTTACAAGCCCTTCATCATTGGCATTTCATTGATGGTCTTCCAGCAGCTGTCAGGAATCAACGCTGTCATGTTCTATGCAGAGACCATCTTTGAGGAAGCTAAGTTCAAG GACAGCAGCCTGGCCTCGGTCATCGTGGGCATCATCCAGGTGCTGTTCACGGCCATGGCGGCCCTCATCATGGACAGAGCTGGGCGGAGGCTGCTCCTGGTCTTGTCAG GTGTGGTCATGGTGTTCAGCACCAGCGCCTTTGGTGCCTACTTTAAGCTGACCCAGGGCGGCCCCAGCAACTCCTCGCACATGGAGCTCTTGGCGCCCATCTCAGTGGAACCTGCCAGTGCCAGTTTGGGGCTGGCCTGGTTGGCAGTGGGCAGCGTGTGCCTCTTCACTGCTG GCTTTGCTGTGGGCTGGGGGCCCATCCCCTGGCTCCTCATGTCTGAGATCTTCCCTCTGCACGTCAAGGGCATTGCCACTGGTGTCTGTGTCCTCACCAACTGGCTCATGGCCTTTCTGGTGACAAAAGAGTTCAGCAGCCTCATG GACGTGCTCAGGCCCTATGGTGCCTTCTGGCTCGCCTCTGCCTTCTGCATCTTCAGTGTCCTTTTTACTTTGTCCTGCGTCCCTGAAACCAAAGGAAAGACTTTGGAGCAAATCACAGCCCATTTTGAGGGGCGGTGA
- the SLC2A8 gene encoding solute carrier family 2, facilitated glucose transporter member 8 isoform X3, which produces MTPDDEETQPLLGPPGGSAPSGRRVFLAAFAAALGPLSFGFALGYSSPAIPSLRRDAPLAPRLDEDAASWFGAIVTLGAASGGVLGGWLVDRAGRKLSLLLCTVPFVVGFAVITAARDLWMLLGGRLLTGLACGIASLVAPVYISEIAYPTVRGLLGSCVQLMVVIGILLAYLAGRVLEWRWLAVLGCVPPSFMLLLMCFMPETPRFLLTQHRRQEAMAAVQFLWGSEQGWEEPPAGAGHQGFHLALLRNPGIYKPFIIGISLMVFQQLSGINAVMFYAETIFEEAKFKDSSLASVIVGIIQVLFTAMAALIMDRAGRRLLLVLSGVVMVFSTSAFGAYFKLTQGGPSNSSHMELLAPISVEPASASLGLAWLAVGSVCLFTAGFAVGWGPIPWLLMSEIFPLHVKGIATGVCVLTNWLMAFLVTKEFSSLMEAARLFSRVVAPFCIPTSIAQEFQLLHILNTHCSPL; this is translated from the exons ATGACGCCTGACGACGAGGAGACCCAGCCACTTCTGGGGCCGCCCGGCGGCAG CGCTCCCAGCGGCCGCCGCGTCTTCCTGGCAGCGTTCGCCGCTGCCCTGGGCCCGCTCAGCTTCGGCTTCGCGCTCGGCTACAGCTCCCCAGCCATCCCGAGCCTACGACGCGACGCGCCCTTGGCCCCGCGCCTCGACGAGGACGCCGCCTCCTGGTTCGGG GCTATCGTGACCCTGGGCGCCGCGTCGGGGGGCGTACTGGGCGGCTGGCTAGTGGACCGCGCCGGGCGCAAGCTGAGCCTCCTGCTCTGCACCGTGCCCTTCGTGGTCGGCTTTGCGGTCATCACCGCGGCCCGGGACCTGTGGATGCTTCTCGGGGGCCGCCTCCTCACCGGCCTGGCCTGCGGGATTGCCTCGCTTGTGGCCCCG GTCTATATCTCTGAAATTGCGTACCCCACAGTGCGGGGCCTGCTCGGCTCCTGTGTGCAGCTGATGGTCGTCATAGGCATCCTCCTAGCCTACCTGGCAG GCCGGGTGCTGGAGTGGCGCTGGCTGGCTGTGCTGGGCTGTGTGCCCCCATCCTTCATGCTGCTGCTGATGTGCTTCATGCCCGAGACGCCGCGCTTCTTGCTGACTCAGCACAGACGCCAGGAGGCCATGGCCGCTGTGCAGTTCCTGTGGGGCTCTGAGCAGGGCTGGGAAGAGCCACCTGCTGGGGCTGGGCACCAG GGCTTCCATCTGGCCCTGTTGAGGAATCCTGGTATTTACAAGCCCTTCATCATTGGCATTTCATTGATGGTCTTCCAGCAGCTGTCAGGAATCAACGCTGTCATGTTCTATGCAGAGACCATCTTTGAGGAAGCTAAGTTCAAG GACAGCAGCCTGGCCTCGGTCATCGTGGGCATCATCCAGGTGCTGTTCACGGCCATGGCGGCCCTCATCATGGACAGAGCTGGGCGGAGGCTGCTCCTGGTCTTGTCAG GTGTGGTCATGGTGTTCAGCACCAGCGCCTTTGGTGCCTACTTTAAGCTGACCCAGGGCGGCCCCAGCAACTCCTCGCACATGGAGCTCTTGGCGCCCATCTCAGTGGAACCTGCCAGTGCCAGTTTGGGGCTGGCCTGGTTGGCAGTGGGCAGCGTGTGCCTCTTCACTGCTG GCTTTGCTGTGGGCTGGGGGCCCATCCCCTGGCTCCTCATGTCTGAGATCTTCCCTCTGCACGTCAAGGGCATTGCCACTGGTGTCTGTGTCCTCACCAACTGGCTCATGGCCTTTCTGGTGACAAAAGAGTTCAGCAGCCTCATG
- the SLC2A8 gene encoding solute carrier family 2, facilitated glucose transporter member 8 isoform X4 — protein sequence MTPDDEETQPLLGPPGGSAPSGRRVFLAAFAAALGPLSFGFALGYSSPAIPSLRRDAPLAPRLDEDAASWFGAIVTLGAASGGVLGGWLVDRAGRKLSLLLCTVPFVVGFAVITAARDLWMLLGGRLLTGLACGIASLVAPVYISEIAYPTVRGLLGSCVQLMVVIGILLAYLAGRVLEWRWLAVLGCVPPSFMLLLMCFMPETPRFLLTQHRRQEAMAAVQFLWGSEQGWEEPPAGAGHQGFHLALLRNPGIYKPFIIGISLMVFQQLSGINAVMFYAETIFEEAKFKDSSLASVIVGIIQVLFTAMAALIMDRAGRRLLLVLSGVVMVFSTSAFGAYFKLTQGGPSNSSHMELLAPISVEPASASLGLAWLAVGSVCLFTAGRAQALWCLLARLCLLHLQCPFYFVLRP from the exons ATGACGCCTGACGACGAGGAGACCCAGCCACTTCTGGGGCCGCCCGGCGGCAG CGCTCCCAGCGGCCGCCGCGTCTTCCTGGCAGCGTTCGCCGCTGCCCTGGGCCCGCTCAGCTTCGGCTTCGCGCTCGGCTACAGCTCCCCAGCCATCCCGAGCCTACGACGCGACGCGCCCTTGGCCCCGCGCCTCGACGAGGACGCCGCCTCCTGGTTCGGG GCTATCGTGACCCTGGGCGCCGCGTCGGGGGGCGTACTGGGCGGCTGGCTAGTGGACCGCGCCGGGCGCAAGCTGAGCCTCCTGCTCTGCACCGTGCCCTTCGTGGTCGGCTTTGCGGTCATCACCGCGGCCCGGGACCTGTGGATGCTTCTCGGGGGCCGCCTCCTCACCGGCCTGGCCTGCGGGATTGCCTCGCTTGTGGCCCCG GTCTATATCTCTGAAATTGCGTACCCCACAGTGCGGGGCCTGCTCGGCTCCTGTGTGCAGCTGATGGTCGTCATAGGCATCCTCCTAGCCTACCTGGCAG GCCGGGTGCTGGAGTGGCGCTGGCTGGCTGTGCTGGGCTGTGTGCCCCCATCCTTCATGCTGCTGCTGATGTGCTTCATGCCCGAGACGCCGCGCTTCTTGCTGACTCAGCACAGACGCCAGGAGGCCATGGCCGCTGTGCAGTTCCTGTGGGGCTCTGAGCAGGGCTGGGAAGAGCCACCTGCTGGGGCTGGGCACCAG GGCTTCCATCTGGCCCTGTTGAGGAATCCTGGTATTTACAAGCCCTTCATCATTGGCATTTCATTGATGGTCTTCCAGCAGCTGTCAGGAATCAACGCTGTCATGTTCTATGCAGAGACCATCTTTGAGGAAGCTAAGTTCAAG GACAGCAGCCTGGCCTCGGTCATCGTGGGCATCATCCAGGTGCTGTTCACGGCCATGGCGGCCCTCATCATGGACAGAGCTGGGCGGAGGCTGCTCCTGGTCTTGTCAG GTGTGGTCATGGTGTTCAGCACCAGCGCCTTTGGTGCCTACTTTAAGCTGACCCAGGGCGGCCCCAGCAACTCCTCGCACATGGAGCTCTTGGCGCCCATCTCAGTGGAACCTGCCAGTGCCAGTTTGGGGCTGGCCTGGTTGGCAGTGGGCAGCGTGTGCCTCTTCACTGCTG GACGTGCTCAGGCCCTATGGTGCCTTCTGGCTCGCCTCTGCCTTCTGCATCTTCAGTGTCCTTTTTACTTTGTCCTGCGTCCCTGA